In one Scyliorhinus canicula chromosome 3, sScyCan1.1, whole genome shotgun sequence genomic region, the following are encoded:
- the LOC119963508 gene encoding filaggrin-like isoform X5, giving the protein MGTIRNALDSQAVQRSTAVVSHEDLGGGSLNNSQWKPTSPIQQKAPSSSPRPKESPISSASSTFEPSQTEGKSSNGDQDKRDGGGEVGEWGRQSAKNHCDKDAEKDGVAPIAAEIILGKQTKCALKASPKKCADPGTDAGHPGTDPGHPGTDPGHHGTDPGHPGTDHQQSKHTDPGHPATDPGHPGTDPGHPGTDPGHPGTDHQQSKHTDPGHPGTDHQQSKHTDPGHPGTAPGHPGTDPGHSGTDAGYLGTDPGHPGTDPGHLGTDHQQNKHTDPGFSGTDPGHPGTDPGHSGTDPGHPGTDPGHPGTDHQQSKHTDPGFSGTDPGHPGTDAGHPGTDPGHPGTHPGHPGTYPGHPGTDPGHPGTDHQQKKRTDPGHPGTDPGHSGTDHQQSKHTDPGHPGTDPGHPGTDPGHPGTDPGHPGTDAGHPGTDPGHPGTDAGHPGTDPGHPGTDPGHSGTDHQQSKHTDPGHPGTDPGHSGTDPGHPGTDHQQSKHTDPGHPGTDPGHPGTDPGHPGTDPGHPGTDHQQSKHTDPGHSGTGGQQANSNDQLGNEKGPDTGQDMRWGNTSSLVNSPLLMAAQNQQTKRDCVERREEMGTVNQKYQEQPDTTTGVEPATMNGVVFNSKIENQEPELGFTKGAESPHKADPALPSETSAQMAVPKGTLGSARDSPREPQQNMQPLDTGANPSGIDQPQQESKFKDAETMTNQSPGSCFPSNWNKSCRDVEVQAVLQSFQCKSTATSPKSPALGSTASLLSDCQTVHKVHSENSNSKLTLANGQSVCVSDIYQGSQQLKVTCTFTERSERSNVVCEFGEELTEGVKVESVLSEFHSRDKNEKEQESPKDSDYHPKASCVNLRELPTARGHPACGQAPSVPVPNESKTETHDHLKLKTESECLKETSKLHKRSIRSSTSGDTNEDSDQSNINRRSAHSTISPCVIEESGVARNFNNKSDPSDAIVDKSGQSNIAGDCNKKDDQPPGGTNKPDQSRMGPEIDNKFGLPQKSDPLKIDPDFSKSVLCSKTTVDIHKVADLSRILDNGQEKSDQSQAACALIQKPGPQSVQSVKKDAVQSKPDTKKQTNQSKDVHDISETSKQQKAVCHISKGSGQLEGPCSVNKESVESEINQATTRVVSGQSKGVHATNNKSAQQQSLCGISKGTGQLKPDSDNSKISGQLITLHNNGKEGVQSGAGCAPDRETGQSKTPCQVGKASRASEVTKSKRIIDVKIGQKKLSGDSNKEKAQSKNVRDVVWDEQGMTWEVYGASLDPESLGFAIQCHLQRQIVEYEKQIKVNNQSKRSVSIDAAPESNKASKRRQQNIFRTVLQNMRSPQCCIRPQPSSVID; this is encoded by the exons ATGGGGACTATACGCAATGCCCTGGACTCTCAGGCTGTGCAGAGGTCGACAGCTGTAGTGAGTCATGAAGACCTTGGTGGAGGCTCTCTTAACAATAGCCAATGGAAACCAACCAGCCCCATCCAGCAGAAGGCACCAAGCTCCTCACCCAGGCCAAAGGAGAGCCCCATCAGTTCAGCCTCTTCAACATTTGAACCCAGCCAAACTGAAGGCAAATCCTCCAATGGAGATCAAGACAAACGCGATGGAGGTGGAGaagtgggagagtgggggagacagagtgcAAAAAACCACTGTGATAAAGATGCAGAGAAAGATGGTGTAGCTCCAATCGCAGCAGAAATCATCCTAGGGAAGCAGACAAAATGTGCACTTAAAGCATCGCCGAAAAAATGTGCTGATCCTGGGACTGACGCTGGACATCCTGGGACTGACCCTGGACATCCTGGGACTGACCCTGGACATCATGGGACTGACCCTGGTCATCCTGGGACTGACCATCAGCAGAGTAAGCATACTGACCCTGGACATCCTGCGACTGACCCTGGACATCCTGGGACTGACCCTGGACATCCTGGGACTGACCCTGGTCATCCTGGAACTGACCATCAGCAGAGTAAGCATACTGACCCTGGACATCCTGGGACTGACCATCAGCAGAGTAAGCATACTGACCCTGGACATCCTGGGACTGCCCCTGGACATCCTGGGACTGACCCTGGACATTCTGGGACTGACGCTGGATATCTTGGGACTGACCCTGGACATCCTGGGACTGACCCTGGACATCTTGGGACTGACCATCAGCAGAACAAGCATACTGATCCTGGATTTTCTGGGACTGACCCTGGACATCCTGGGACTGACCCTGGACATTCTGGGACTGACCCTGGACATCCTGGGACTGACCCTGGACATCCTGGGACTGACCATCAGCAGAGTAAGCATACTGACCCTGGATTTTCTGGGACTGACCCTGGACATCCTGGGACTGATGCTGGACACCCTGGGACTGACCCTGGACACCCTGGGACTCACCCTGGACATCCGGGGACTTATCCTGGACATCCTGGGACTGATCCCGGACATCCTGGGACTGACCATCAGCAGAAAAAGCGTACTGACCCTGGACATCCTGGGACTGACCCTGGACATTCTGGGACTGACCATCAGCAGAGTAAGCATACTGACCCTGGACATCCTGGGACTGACCCTGGACATCCTGGGACTGACCCTGGACATCCTGGGACTGACCCTGGAC ATCCTGGGACTGACGCTGGACATCCTGGGACTGACCCTGGACATCCTGGGACTGACGCTGGACATCCTGGGACTGACCCTGGACATCCTGGGACTGACCCTGGACATTCTGGGACTGACCATCAGCAGAGTAAGCATACTGACCCTGGACATCCTGGGACTGACCCTGGACATTCTGGGACTGACCCTGGACATCCTGGGACTGACCATCAGCAGAGTAAGCATACTGACCCTGGACATCCTGGGACTGACCCTGGACATCCTGGGACTGACCCTGGACATCCTGGGACTGACCCTGGACATCCTGGGACTGACCATCAGCAGAGTAAGCATACTGACCCTGGACATTCTGGGACCGGTGGCCAACAGGCCAATAGCAATGACCAATTAGGAAATGAGAAAGGTCCAGATACAGGTCAAGACATGAGATGGGGAAATACGTCGTCATTAGTAAACTCGCCCCTCTTGATGGCTGCCCAGAACCAGCAAACCAAACGGGATTGCGTTGAAAGGAGAGAGGAAATGGGGACTGTGAATCAAAAATACCAGGAACAGCCTGACACCACAACTGGAGTCGAGCCAGCAACTATGAATGGAGTTGTCTTCAATTCAAAAATTGAAAACCAAGAGCCAGAGCTGGGATTTACAAAGGGCGCAGAATCTCCCCACAAGGCTGACCCTGCGTTACCTTCAGAAACTTCTGCGCAAATGGCCGTACCAAAGGGGACTCTGGGGTCTGCCCGTGACAGTCCCAGGGAGCCCCAACAAAACATGCAACCATTAGATACAGGGGCCAATCCAAGCGGGATAGATCAACCACAACAAGAATCCAAGTTTAAAGACGCAGAGACAATGACGAACCAGTCTCCAGGCAGCTGCTTCCCTTCCAATTGGAATAAATCTTGTCGGGACGTTGAAGTCCAGGCTGTCCTGCAAAGCTTTCAGTGTAAATCTACCGCAACCAGCCCCAAAAGCCCAGCTCTTGGCTCAACGGCTTCCTTGCTCAGTGATTGCCAGACTGTCCATAAAGTCCATTCGGAAAACAGCAATTCTAAACTCACTCTGGCCaatggtcagtcagtgtgtgttagtgatatCTACCAGGGGTCCCAGCAATTGAAGGTGACATGTACTTTTACAGAAAGATCTGAACGATCAAATGTTGTCTGTGAATTCGGTGAGGAGTTAACAGAAGGAGTCAAAGTAGAATCTGTTTTATCAGAGTTTCATAGTCGAGATAAAAATGAAAAGGAGCAGGAATCCCCAAAAGACTCTGATTATCATCCAAAAGCTAGCTGTGTTAATCTGAGAGAGCTACCAACTGCTAGAGGGCATCCAGCATGTGGACAGGCACCATCTGTCCCTGTTCCTAATGAATCAAAAACTGAAACACATGACCATCTGAAACTCAAAACGGAATCTGAATGCTTGAAGGAGACTTCAAAGTTGCACAAGAGGTCCATAAGGTCAAGCACCTCTGGTGATACCAACGAGGACTCAGACCAGTCAAACATCAATCGCCGATCGGCCCATTCCACCATTTCACCTTGTGTTATCGAGGAATCTGGCGTTGCTCGGAATTTCAATAACAAATCTGACCCGTCCGACGCCATAGTTGATAAATCTGGTCAGTCAAACATTGCCGGTGACTGCAATAAAAAAGATGACCAACCACCGGGCGGTACTAATAAACCTGACCAATCACGAATGGGACCTGAAATTGATAATAAATTTGGCCTACCGCAGAAATCTGACCCATTGAAAATAGATCCTGACTTTAGTAAATCAGTGCTGTGCTCAAAGACCACTGTAGACATCCACAAGGTAGCTGACCTGTCAAGAATTCTAGATAATGGCCAGGAGAAATCTGACCAGTCTCAAGCTGCTTGTGCCTTGATTCAAAAGCCTGGGCCGCAAAGTGTTCAGAGTGTCAAAAAGGACGCTGTTCAGTCAAAGCCTGACACCAAAAAGCAAACTaaccaatccaaagatgtacatgacATCAGCGAGACGTCCAAACAACAAAAAGCTGTTTGTCACATCAGTAAAGGCTCTGGCCAATTGGAAGGCCCTTGCAGTGTCAATAAGGAATCTGTTGAGTCAGAAATCAACCAGGCCACCACCAGGGTAGTATCTGGGCAATCAAAGGGTGTACATGCCACCAATAATAAATCAGCCCAACAACAATCCCTTTGTGGCATCAGTAAAGGGACCGGCCAACTGAAACCTGACTCTGACAACAGCAAAATATCTGGTCAGTTAATAACTTTGCATAATAACGGTAAGGAAGGTGTTCAGTCAGGAGCTGGCTGTGCCCCGGATAGGGAAACTGGCCAGTCAAAAACTCCTTGCCAAGTCGGTAAGGCATCCCGGGCTTCTGAGGTGACAAAGTCCAAACGGATCATTGATGTGAAAATTGGACAAAAGAAATTGTCCGGCGACTCAAATAAAGAGAAGGCGCAGTCAAAGAATGTCCGGGATGTGGTCTGGGATGAGCAGGGCATGACCTGGGAAGTTTATGGTGCCTCCCTTGACCCTGAATCATTGGGATTTGCCATTCAGTGTCACTTACAGAGACAGATCGTAGAATATGAGAAGCAAATCAAAGTAAATAATCAGAGCAAAAGATCAGTGTCTATAGATGCAGCCCCCGAGAGTAACAAAGCCAGCAAAAGGAGGCAGCAAAATATATTCAGGACAGTTCTACAGAATATGAGGTCCCCACAGTGTTGTATTCGTCCACAGCCGTCCTCTGTGATTGACTGA
- the LOC119963508 gene encoding uncharacterized protein LOC119963508 isoform X1, translated as MGTIRNALDSQAVQRSTAVVSHEDLGGGSLNNSQWKPTSPIQQKAPSSSPRPKESPISSASSTFEPSQTEGKSSNGDQDKRDGGGEVGEWGRQSAKNHCDKDAEKDGVAPIAAEIILGKQTKCALKASPKKCADPGTDAGHPGTDPGHPGTDPGHHGTDPGHPGTDHQQSKHTDPGHPATDPGHPGTDPGHPGTDPGHPGTDHQQSKHTDPGHPGTDHQQSKHTDPGHPGTAPGHPGTDPGHSGTDAGYLGTDPGHPGTDPGHLGTDHQQNKHTDPGFSGTDPGHPGTDPGHSGTDPGHPGTDPGHPGTDHQQSKHTDPGFSGTDPGHPGTDAGHPGTDPGHPGTHPGHPGTYPGHPGTDPGHPGTDHQQKKRTDPGHPGTDPGHSGTDHQQSKHTDPGHPGTDPGHPGTDPGHPGTDPGHSGTDHQQSKHTDPGHPGTDHQQSKHTDPGHPGTDPGHSGTDPGHPGTDAGHPGTDPGHPGTDAGHPGTDPGHPGTDPGHSGTDHQQSKHTDPGHPGTDPGHSGTDPGHPGTDHQQSKHTDPGHPGTDPGHPGTDPGHPGTDPGHPGTDHQQSKHTDPGHSGTGGQQANSNDQLGNEKGPDTGQDMRWGNTSSLVNSPLLMAAQNQQTKRDCVERREEMGTVNQKYQEQPDTTTGVEPATMNGVVFNSKIENQEPELGFTKGAESPHKADPALPSETSAQMAVPKGTLGSARDSPREPQQNMQPLDTGANPSGIDQPQQESKFKDAETMTNQSPGSCFPSNWNKSCRDVEVQAVLQSFQCKSTATSPKSPALGSTASLLSDCQTVHKVHSENSNSKLTLANGQSVCVSDIYQGSQQLKVTCTFTERSERSNVVCEFGEELTEGVKVESVLSEFHSRDKNEKEQESPKDSDYHPKASCVNLRELPTARGHPACGQAPSVPVPNESKTETHDHLKLKTESECLKETSKLHKRSIRSSTSGDTNEDSDQSNINRRSAHSTISPCVIEESGVARNFNNKSDPSDAIVDKSGQSNIAGDCNKKDDQPPGGTNKPDQSRMGPEIDNKFGLPQKSDPLKIDPDFSKSVLCSKTTVDIHKVADLSRILDNGQEKSDQSQAACALIQKPGPQSVQSVKKDAVQSKPDTKKQTNQSKDVHDISETSKQQKAVCHISKGSGQLEGPCSVNKESVESEINQATTRVVSGQSKGVHATNNKSAQQQSLCGISKGTGQLKPDSDNSKISGQLITLHNNGKEGVQSGAGCAPDRETGQSKTPCQVGKASRASEVTKSKRIIDVKIGQKKLSGDSNKEKAQSKNVRDVVWDEQGMTWEVYGASLDPESLGFAIQCHLQRQIVEYEKQIKVNNQSKRSVSIDAAPESNKASKRRQQNIFRTVLQNMRSPQCCIRPQPSSVID; from the coding sequence ATGGGGACTATACGCAATGCCCTGGACTCTCAGGCTGTGCAGAGGTCGACAGCTGTAGTGAGTCATGAAGACCTTGGTGGAGGCTCTCTTAACAATAGCCAATGGAAACCAACCAGCCCCATCCAGCAGAAGGCACCAAGCTCCTCACCCAGGCCAAAGGAGAGCCCCATCAGTTCAGCCTCTTCAACATTTGAACCCAGCCAAACTGAAGGCAAATCCTCCAATGGAGATCAAGACAAACGCGATGGAGGTGGAGaagtgggagagtgggggagacagagtgcAAAAAACCACTGTGATAAAGATGCAGAGAAAGATGGTGTAGCTCCAATCGCAGCAGAAATCATCCTAGGGAAGCAGACAAAATGTGCACTTAAAGCATCGCCGAAAAAATGTGCTGATCCTGGGACTGACGCTGGACATCCTGGGACTGACCCTGGACATCCTGGGACTGACCCTGGACATCATGGGACTGACCCTGGTCATCCTGGGACTGACCATCAGCAGAGTAAGCATACTGACCCTGGACATCCTGCGACTGACCCTGGACATCCTGGGACTGACCCTGGACATCCTGGGACTGACCCTGGTCATCCTGGAACTGACCATCAGCAGAGTAAGCATACTGACCCTGGACATCCTGGGACTGACCATCAGCAGAGTAAGCATACTGACCCTGGACATCCTGGGACTGCCCCTGGACATCCTGGGACTGACCCTGGACATTCTGGGACTGACGCTGGATATCTTGGGACTGACCCTGGACATCCTGGGACTGACCCTGGACATCTTGGGACTGACCATCAGCAGAACAAGCATACTGATCCTGGATTTTCTGGGACTGACCCTGGACATCCTGGGACTGACCCTGGACATTCTGGGACTGACCCTGGACATCCTGGGACTGACCCTGGACATCCTGGGACTGACCATCAGCAGAGTAAGCATACTGACCCTGGATTTTCTGGGACTGACCCTGGACATCCTGGGACTGATGCTGGACACCCTGGGACTGACCCTGGACACCCTGGGACTCACCCTGGACATCCGGGGACTTATCCTGGACATCCTGGGACTGATCCCGGACATCCTGGGACTGACCATCAGCAGAAAAAGCGTACTGACCCTGGACATCCTGGGACTGACCCTGGACATTCTGGGACTGACCATCAGCAGAGTAAGCATACTGACCCTGGACATCCTGGGACTGACCCTGGACATCCTGGGACTGACCCTGGACATCCTGGGACTGACCCTGGACATTCTGGGACTGACCATCAGCAGAGTAAGCATACTGACCCTGGACATCCTGGGACTGACCATCAGCAGAGTAAGCATACTGACCCTGGACATCCTGGGACTGACCCCGGACATTCTGGGACTGACCCTGGACATCCTGGGACTGACGCTGGACATCCTGGGACTGACCCTGGACATCCTGGGACTGACGCTGGACATCCTGGGACTGACCCTGGACATCCTGGGACTGACCCTGGACATTCTGGGACTGACCATCAGCAGAGTAAGCATACTGACCCTGGACATCCTGGGACTGACCCTGGACATTCTGGGACTGACCCTGGACATCCTGGGACTGACCATCAGCAGAGTAAGCATACTGACCCTGGACATCCTGGGACTGACCCTGGACATCCTGGGACTGACCCTGGACATCCTGGGACTGACCCTGGACATCCTGGGACTGACCATCAGCAGAGTAAGCATACTGACCCTGGACATTCTGGGACCGGTGGCCAACAGGCCAATAGCAATGACCAATTAGGAAATGAGAAAGGTCCAGATACAGGTCAAGACATGAGATGGGGAAATACGTCGTCATTAGTAAACTCGCCCCTCTTGATGGCTGCCCAGAACCAGCAAACCAAACGGGATTGCGTTGAAAGGAGAGAGGAAATGGGGACTGTGAATCAAAAATACCAGGAACAGCCTGACACCACAACTGGAGTCGAGCCAGCAACTATGAATGGAGTTGTCTTCAATTCAAAAATTGAAAACCAAGAGCCAGAGCTGGGATTTACAAAGGGCGCAGAATCTCCCCACAAGGCTGACCCTGCGTTACCTTCAGAAACTTCTGCGCAAATGGCCGTACCAAAGGGGACTCTGGGGTCTGCCCGTGACAGTCCCAGGGAGCCCCAACAAAACATGCAACCATTAGATACAGGGGCCAATCCAAGCGGGATAGATCAACCACAACAAGAATCCAAGTTTAAAGACGCAGAGACAATGACGAACCAGTCTCCAGGCAGCTGCTTCCCTTCCAATTGGAATAAATCTTGTCGGGACGTTGAAGTCCAGGCTGTCCTGCAAAGCTTTCAGTGTAAATCTACCGCAACCAGCCCCAAAAGCCCAGCTCTTGGCTCAACGGCTTCCTTGCTCAGTGATTGCCAGACTGTCCATAAAGTCCATTCGGAAAACAGCAATTCTAAACTCACTCTGGCCaatggtcagtcagtgtgtgttagtgatatCTACCAGGGGTCCCAGCAATTGAAGGTGACATGTACTTTTACAGAAAGATCTGAACGATCAAATGTTGTCTGTGAATTCGGTGAGGAGTTAACAGAAGGAGTCAAAGTAGAATCTGTTTTATCAGAGTTTCATAGTCGAGATAAAAATGAAAAGGAGCAGGAATCCCCAAAAGACTCTGATTATCATCCAAAAGCTAGCTGTGTTAATCTGAGAGAGCTACCAACTGCTAGAGGGCATCCAGCATGTGGACAGGCACCATCTGTCCCTGTTCCTAATGAATCAAAAACTGAAACACATGACCATCTGAAACTCAAAACGGAATCTGAATGCTTGAAGGAGACTTCAAAGTTGCACAAGAGGTCCATAAGGTCAAGCACCTCTGGTGATACCAACGAGGACTCAGACCAGTCAAACATCAATCGCCGATCGGCCCATTCCACCATTTCACCTTGTGTTATCGAGGAATCTGGCGTTGCTCGGAATTTCAATAACAAATCTGACCCGTCCGACGCCATAGTTGATAAATCTGGTCAGTCAAACATTGCCGGTGACTGCAATAAAAAAGATGACCAACCACCGGGCGGTACTAATAAACCTGACCAATCACGAATGGGACCTGAAATTGATAATAAATTTGGCCTACCGCAGAAATCTGACCCATTGAAAATAGATCCTGACTTTAGTAAATCAGTGCTGTGCTCAAAGACCACTGTAGACATCCACAAGGTAGCTGACCTGTCAAGAATTCTAGATAATGGCCAGGAGAAATCTGACCAGTCTCAAGCTGCTTGTGCCTTGATTCAAAAGCCTGGGCCGCAAAGTGTTCAGAGTGTCAAAAAGGACGCTGTTCAGTCAAAGCCTGACACCAAAAAGCAAACTaaccaatccaaagatgtacatgacATCAGCGAGACGTCCAAACAACAAAAAGCTGTTTGTCACATCAGTAAAGGCTCTGGCCAATTGGAAGGCCCTTGCAGTGTCAATAAGGAATCTGTTGAGTCAGAAATCAACCAGGCCACCACCAGGGTAGTATCTGGGCAATCAAAGGGTGTACATGCCACCAATAATAAATCAGCCCAACAACAATCCCTTTGTGGCATCAGTAAAGGGACCGGCCAACTGAAACCTGACTCTGACAACAGCAAAATATCTGGTCAGTTAATAACTTTGCATAATAACGGTAAGGAAGGTGTTCAGTCAGGAGCTGGCTGTGCCCCGGATAGGGAAACTGGCCAGTCAAAAACTCCTTGCCAAGTCGGTAAGGCATCCCGGGCTTCTGAGGTGACAAAGTCCAAACGGATCATTGATGTGAAAATTGGACAAAAGAAATTGTCCGGCGACTCAAATAAAGAGAAGGCGCAGTCAAAGAATGTCCGGGATGTGGTCTGGGATGAGCAGGGCATGACCTGGGAAGTTTATGGTGCCTCCCTTGACCCTGAATCATTGGGATTTGCCATTCAGTGTCACTTACAGAGACAGATCGTAGAATATGAGAAGCAAATCAAAGTAAATAATCAGAGCAAAAGATCAGTGTCTATAGATGCAGCCCCCGAGAGTAACAAAGCCAGCAAAAGGAGGCAGCAAAATATATTCAGGACAGTTCTACAGAATATGAGGTCCCCACAGTGTTGTATTCGTCCACAGCCGTCCTCTGTGATTGACTGA